In Mytilus edulis chromosome 4, xbMytEdul2.2, whole genome shotgun sequence, the following proteins share a genomic window:
- the LOC139520205 gene encoding mesenchyme-specific cell surface glycoprotein-like has product MKTLILIVFHIAAVFCQFSLNKLSYTKLPYTTDNRFGLLRNAAHQAAYHAQERLLYVLGSQTATNEPRLLHIIDASNPSSPSVIHTHEFSATENGRANDIAVCPDSVAVSLESPLATKEGHVEMFVPFRRGDSQLVLIGREPVGVDPKGLAFTSDCQKLIIANEGRGDLDPVAQQFVDPQGTVTILLRNDLGTPALVTINFERFLGGREAEYQSKGVRWVYQGNHNAGVINKMSDDLEPDQVTISNDQRFAYVSLPENNAVARIDINSYSVNEIFALGIKNWTLYNTDCSDQDGGANLVRRPVYSMYQATDIDIVTLNGQEYLLSANQGVIKRYAAVQGDTFDESKRARTIANDGEFDESSFTSEMSTAVRNNQQLGRWQVRYSDHFDFISRQVKNVMGYGGRSVSLWQTQTMSLAFDTGDELETQEFQNYPTTFNGEANNGNQSPLQQVDQRSDDYGPEPTAVASGLYGNNLPIIVVGTRTGLIHMYSDDLLVPRHQSVHREGMTNQPWSTLYTNGQAGDGIITDIGIINANESPNGQPLVWVIGSATGSVAMYQVQLNRK; this is encoded by the exons ATGAAGACCTTGATACTGATCGTTTTCCACATAGCAGCAGTATTCTGTCAGTTCAGCCTAAATAAATTGAGTTATACGAAGCTGCCGTACACAACTGACAACAGATTTGGATTGCTTAGAAATGCTGCTCACCAGGCTGCTTATCATGCACAGGAACGTCTTCTCTATGTTTTAG GCAGTCAAACAGCGACAAACGAACCACGTCTACTCCATATCATAGATGCAAGCAACCCATCATCTCCATCAGTAATCCACACGCACGAATTTAGTGCAACAGAAAATGGAAGAGCCAATGATATTGCTGTTTGTCCAGATTCAGTTGCTGTATCTTTAGAGTCACCACTCGCTACTAAGGAAGGACACGTGGAGATGTTTGTGCCCTTTCGTCGTGGAGACTCACAGCTTGTTCTGATTGGAAGAGAACCAG TTGGAGTTGATCCTAAGGGACTGGCATTTACAAGTGACTGTCAAAAACTTATTATCGCTAACGAGGGTCGGGGTGACTTGGATCCTGTTGCCCAACAGTTTGTTGATCCACAAGGGACAGTTACAATATTGTTGAGAAACGACCTGGGTACACCAGCACTAGTTACAATTAATTTTGAGAGATTTTTAGGTGGCAG AGAAGCAGAATATCAGAGCAAAGGAGTGAGATGGGTATACCAGGGCAACCATAACGCTGGAGTCataaacaaaatgtctgacgatCTGGAGCCTGACCAGGTTACCATTAGCAACGATCAACGATTCGCTTATGTGTCTCTTCCT GAAAACAATGCAGTTGCGAGAATAGACATTAACTCTTAttcagtaaatgaaatatttgcgCTTGGAATAAAAAATTGGACGCTTTATAATACAGATTGCAGTGATCAGGATGGAG GGGCAAATTTGGTACGCCGTCCTGTATATTCAATGTACCAAGCTACAGATATTGATATTGTTACACTGAATGGACAAGAATATTTACTATCGGCAAACCAAGGAGTCATCAAAAGATATGCCGCAGTGCAAGGTGACACATTCGATGAGTCGAAACGAGCAAGAACAATTGCTAATG atGGAGAATTTGACGAATCATCATTCACTTCCGAAATGTCAACAGCCGTACGCAACAACCAACAACTTG GTAGATGGCAAGTAAGATATAGTGATCACTTTGATTTTATATCAAGACAAGTTAAGAACGTGATGGGTTATGGAGGACGCAGTGTCTCTCTGTGGCAAACACAAACAATGTCTTTAGCGTTTGATACTGGAGATGAATTAGAAACTCAGGAATTCCAAAATTATCCAACAACATTCAATGGGGAAGCCAACAATGGAAACCAATCGCCATTACAACAGGTTGATCAGCGTTCTGACGATTAT GGCCCAGAGCCTACTGCTGTAGCAAGTGGTCTTTATGGAAATAATTTACCAATAATAGTCGTAGGAACAAGAACTGGACTCATTCACATGTACAGTGATGACTTATTGGTACCCAGACATCAATCTGTACACCGTGAAGGTATGACAAATCAGCCTTGGAGTACATTGTACACCAATGGACAAGCCGGAGACGGAATTATAACCGACATCGG AATTATAAATGCCAACGAGTCACCAAATGGACAACCTTTAGTATGGGTTATTGGTTCAGCAACAGGATCGGTTGCAATGTATCAAGTTCAGCTCAACAGGAAATAG